From the Rhinolophus sinicus isolate RSC01 linkage group LG02, ASM3656204v1, whole genome shotgun sequence genome, one window contains:
- the SOX10 gene encoding transcription factor SOX-10 — protein MAEEQDLSEVELSPVGSEEPRCLSPGSAPSLGPDGGGGGGGGSGLRASPGPGELGKVKKEQQDGEADDDKFPVCIREAVSQVLSGYDWTLVPMPVRVNGASKSKPHVKRPMNAFMVWAQAARRKLADQYPHLHNAELSKTLGKLWRLLNESDKRPFIEEAERLRMQHKKDHPDYKYQPRRRKNGKAAQGESECPGGEAEQGGAAAIQAHYKSAHLDHRHPGEGSPMSDGNPEHPSGQSHGPPTPPTTPKTELQSGKADPKRDGRSLGEGGKPHIDFGNVDIGEISHEVMSNMETFDVAELDQYLPPNGHPGHVGSYSAAGYGLGSALAVASGHSAWISKPPGVALPTVSPPGVDTKAQVKTETAGPQGPPHYSDQPSTSQIAYTSLSLPHYGSAFPSISRPQFDYSDHQPSGPYYGHSGQASGLYSAFSYMGPSQRPLYTAISDPSPSGPPSHSPTHWEQPVYTTLSRP, from the exons ATGGCGGAGGAGCAGGACCTCTCCGAGGTGGAGCTGAGCCCCGTAGGCTCTGAGGAGCCCCGCTGCCTGTCCCCGGGGAGCGCGCCCTCGCTGGGGCCCgacggcggcggcggtggcggcgggggaTCGGGCCTGCGAGCCAGCCCGGGGCCCGGCGAGCTGGGCAAGGTGAAGAAGGAGCAGCAGGATGGCGAGGCGGACGATGACAAGTTCCCCGTGTGCATCCGCGAGGCCGTCAGCCAGGTGCTGAGCGGCTACGACTGGACGCTGGTGCCCATGCCCGTGCGCGTCAACGGCGCCAGCAAGAGCAAACCGCACGTCAAGCGGCCCATGAACGCCTTCATGGTGTGGGCACAGGCGGCGCGCAGGAAGCTGGCCGACCAGTACCCGCACCTGCACAACGCCGAGCTTAGCAAGACGCTGGGCAAGCTCTGGAG GCTGCTAAATGAAAGTGACAAGCGCCCCTTCATTGAGGAGGCTGAGCGTCTCCGGATGCAGCACAAGAAGGACCACCCGGACTACAAGTACCAGCCTCGGAGGCGGAAGAACGGGAAAGCGGCCCAGGGGGAGTCGGAGTGCCCCGGCGGCGAGGCCGAGCAGGGCGGGGCTGCCGCCATCCAGGCCCACTACAAGAGCGCCCACCTGGACCACCGGCACCCTGGAGAGGGCTCCCCGATGTCGGACGGGAACCCTGAGCACCCATCAG GCCAGAGCCATGGCCCACCCACCCCTCCGACCACCCCAAAGACAGAGCTGCAGTCGGGCAAGGCAGACCCCAAGCGGGATGGGCGCTCCCTGGGGGAGGGCGGGAAGCCTCACATCGATTTTGGCAACGTGGACATCGGCGAGATCAGCCACGAGGTAATGTCCAACATGGAGACCTTTGATGTGGCTGAGTTGGACCAGTACCTGCCGCCCAATGGGCACCCGGGCCACGTGGGCAGCTACTCGGCAGCTGGCTATGGGCTGGGCAGCGCCCTGGCTGTGGCCAGTGGACACTCCGCCTGGATCTCCAAGCCACCAGGCGTGGCTCTGCCCACGGTCTCGCCACCTGGTGTGGATACCAAAGCCCAGGTGAAGACGGAGACCGCGGGGCCTCAGGGGCCCCCGCACTACAGCGACCAGCCGTCCACCTCGCAGATCGCCTACACCTCCCTCAGTCTGCCCCACTACGGCTCTGCTTTCCCCTCCATCTCCCGCCCCCAGTTTGACTACTCTGACCATCAGCCCTCAGGACCCTACTACGGCCACTCGGGCCAGGCCTCGGGCCTCTACTCGGCCTTCTCCTACATGGGGCCCTCCCAGCGGCCCCTCTACACGGCCATCTCTGACCCCAGCCCCTCAGGGCCCCCATCCCACAGCCCCACACACTGGGAGCAGCCAGTATACACGACGCTGTCCCGGCCTTAA